A stretch of the Clostridium fungisolvens genome encodes the following:
- a CDS encoding ATPase: protein MSKMEVNVIELLEYLQDIVESAAKVPITGKVVVDKKEVLEVVDQVINYLPDEFKKAQWVMTERERILGEAQKEYESVKKQTMDLLKKQVENHDIVKEANIRAQEVIASAQREAKAIRIGARDYADEILSQLEKEIEVKTNEILNIIKTNVETLATNMNDDMNKTAVTIRENIKELRSIK, encoded by the coding sequence GTGAGTAAGATGGAAGTTAATGTTATTGAGCTCCTTGAATATCTTCAAGATATTGTTGAAAGTGCAGCAAAGGTTCCTATAACTGGTAAAGTTGTTGTTGATAAGAAGGAAGTACTAGAAGTTGTAGATCAAGTGATAAATTACTTACCAGATGAATTTAAGAAAGCTCAATGGGTTATGACAGAGAGAGAGAGAATTTTAGGAGAAGCACAAAAAGAATATGAGTCTGTCAAAAAACAGACTATGGATCTTCTAAAAAAGCAGGTCGAAAATCATGATATAGTAAAAGAAGCAAATATTAGAGCACAAGAAGTAATAGCTTCAGCTCAAAGAGAAGCTAAAGCTATTAGAATAGGTGCAAGAGATTATGCCGATGAAATACTTAGTCAACTTGAAAAAGAAATAGAAGTTAAAACAAATGAAATTTTGAACATAATTAAGACTAACGTAGAAACCTTGGCCACTAATATGAATGATGATATGAACAAAACAGCTGTTACAATAAGGGAAAATATTAAGGAACTACGCAGCATTAAATAA